In the genome of Rhizobium binae, the window ATCACGCCGCCGATCGTGGTGATGTAGCGGTCGAGCTTGGTCGCCCGGGCGAGATAGTTCAGCGTGTTCTTCTCGCGATTGGCGAAATACATATGCAGCGAGATGTAGTCGGCGCTGTCATAGCACTGGTCGAGAACCTCGGCCTCCCACTGCGGATAGGTCTTCATGTCGGAATTCGACGAGCCGCACACGACGAGCTCGAGCGACTTGTCGAAGCCGCGCATGGCTTTCGCCGTCTCGTCCGCCAGCCGGCCATATTCATAGGCCGATTTGTGACCGACCTGCCAGGGCCCGTCCATCTCGTTGCCGAGGCACCACAATTTGACGTCGTGCGGATTGGACCAGCCGTGCTTGCGGCGCAGATCCGACCAATAGGTGCCGCCGGGATGATTGCAATATTCGAGGAAGTTGCGGGCGGCGTCGAGGCCGCGCGAGCCGAGGTTGACGGCAAGCATCGGCTTGGTATTGGCCTTCTTGCACCAGTCGACGAATTCGTTGACGCCGATCTGGTTGCCTTCGCGGGTGCGCCAAGCAAGGTCGAGGCGAACCGGGCGCTCCGAGCGCGGGCCGACGCCGTCTTCCCAATTATAGGCCGAGACGAAATTGCCGCCGGGATAACGGCAGTAGGGCGTATCGAGCTCACGCACCAGATCGAGTACGTCGCGGCGGAAGCCGTCTTCATCGGCGGTGGGATGTCCGGGCTCGTAGATGCCGCCGTAGATCGCTCTGCCGAGATGCTCGAGAAACGAGCTGTAGAGCCTGGCGTCAATAGTCGCGATGCGAAAATCGCGGTGGGCAACGACATTCGTCTTCAACGGATCCTCCCCGTTTATGTATCAGGATTTTTGTTTTCGTGCATCTAACTTGATATCAGGAATGTCGTAATGTCAACAAAAAGGCGGGTTTAGTCATACTAATGGAGTACGGCGATAAAATGCATATATTACAATCATATGGTTCAATTTAGCAGCTGCTGAAACTCGAAATAAATGCAGTTTTCAAATCAGGATATGCGATATTATAAATCAGACATGCAGCCGCATGATGATGTCCCGGCCGTGATTCCCGAAGCCGCGGCCGAAGATATTCACCCCGCCGGTATGGCCGGCATTCTCGGCGATGCCGACGCGCAGCCGGATGGAGGAATGCTGGCCAAGCGCCAGATCGCTGAGCGTGACATTCGATGCGGCGATACCGTCGATGAAGGTGCCGCGCGTCGAGATCCGCCAGGTCTTCATCGTCCCGTATTGCGAGCCCTCGAGCTTCCACCAGGCCGGTGTGAAGGCGCCGCGCTTGTCGCCGTAGTCGCCCGGCGACGTCCAGGTGCCGATCGCCATGCCGTTGACCCAGAGCGTGATGTCGGACGGCCAGTCCGGATTGGTGCCGGGCACTTCGGACGACAGCTCCAGCGAAAATTCGATCGCCCGGATGTCCTTGTTCAACACCTTGGCATTGTTGGGAAATTTATATTCGACATAACCGCGGCCGAACCATACGAGCCCGGCCTGCATGCGTTGCGGATCGAGGAAATAGTCCGGCACATCGAGCGGCCCGATGACGCTTTCGGTCGAGCACAGGCCACAGGGCGCGTGCACATCGCAGCTCGTATAGAGCCCGACCGGCATCTCGACCTCGATGATGTTGTTGGCCCTTTGCGCCGCGCTTTCCTCGAAGCTGATCAGGATTTCGCTGTAGACGGCCGAGCAGATCTTCTGGTTGCCCTTGCGCGCCTTGGCCAGCCTGGAATCCACCAGCCCCGCATCTTCCAGGATCTGGATACCGGTCGCGACGGTCGACTGGGGAAGAGAAAGCGCCTGGGCGATATCGTTGATGTTGAGCGGCCCCTTGGCGCACAGCAGCTTCAACATCTCGATGCGCGCCGGCGCCGAAAGCGCCCGAATGGCCTCGCTATTCTCGCCGGCGGCAATCGTTAAAAACGAACGTTCCATCACTTCCCCAGAGTTTCCGAAGTAATGATGTATATCGGAAATTATGATGCATCAAGCCATCGCAGGCGGCGGGGTTGGCATTTCTTTTGAAATTTGCCCATCTCCTTAGTGCAAGTCCGCCTCCGGCAGCAGATCCGCATCCGTCAGCGTCCCCAGGAAGGCGACGATATCGTCGATCTCCGGATCGGTCAGGACAGGCGAGTCGCCCGGCTTCCTGCCGAAGGGCGGGTCCTGGTTGAGGTTGGCCCAATAAGCCTGCGGCAGGTCGTCATACTTGCGGATCGTGCCGTCGGGATTTTTGGGGTACCAGCGGCCGGGATCGCTGTAGCGGGTTGCATAGAAAGAGACGACGTCGCGCAGTGAGTGGAAATAACCGTTGTGGAAGAAGCTCTTCTTCAGCACGACATTGCGCAGGGTCGGCGTGCGGAAGAGGCCGCAATATTCGCTGTGTCCGGCAAAATCTGTACGCTGAGGGCCGCAGAGGCCGAGATCGTGATAGCTGGAATCAGCGTTGGCCGGGATTGCCATGTTGCGGGGCGCGGCAAGGCCGAGGAAGCCGAAATCGGAAAACTGCGGCGGCTCGCCGTCATTGGCGGGTTCGCTGAGATGGCAGCTCGAACAGTTGCCCTTTGCGGGATCCTCGAACAGCTGGCGTCCGCGCAATTCCTGCGCACTCAGCGTCGCCTTGCCGGCAAGGAAGGCGTCGTAGCGGCTGGAATAGGGATAGAAGTCCGGGCCGCTTTGCTCGAAGGTGGCGAGCGACTCGACGGCGGCGTCGAATGAATCTTCCGGGTTGTCGAACACCGTCTCGCCGAAGGCCGTCTTGATGTCGCCGGCGTAGGGCGCCCTGCGCAGCTTGGCCGCGACCTCGGCGGCGTCCTTGTTGCCCATCTCGAAGGGGGAGAGCAGCGGGATCTTCGCCTGGTCGGCGCCGTGATCGACCCGGCCGTCCCAGGTCAACCCGCCGGTCGGGCCATTGTCGACGCTTTCGTCGCCCTCGTCCTCGGAATCGTAAAAATGCTCGCTGAAGGACGGCACCGCCTGCAGATAACGCAGCGTCGGCACGGCGCGCAGGCCCGGCCGATCCATCTGGTCGCCGCCCATCTCGACCGGCATGGCCGATGCCGAGCCGAAGGCATGCGCCGGGTCGTGGCAGGAGGCGCAGGCCTGCAGCCCCGAGGCCGACAGCGACGGGTCGAAGAATATCTTGCGGCCGAGCGCGGCCAGCGTTTCGGCCCGGGCAAAGGCTTCGGCGCGCGACATCGGGCCGGGATGCACACCGGCTGCCGCGCTGCTTTGCCGCAGCGGCAGAATGGCCAGACAAAGCGCCGCCGCACCGATGCCGATCGCCAGACGGGGGCGCAGGAGCCTGAACGTCTTTGTCGTCATGATAGGGATTCCAATAGTTTAGCACTGGTTGCCACCATGATCGAACCTCGCTGCAACAAATTGATGACGGAGTCTGCTGCGACATGGCGGCAAGCCCGGCGTCACAAAGTTGATAGACGGCGGGACTAGCGTCGATGCGTCCCGAGAGGTCTCCCGCTCCCTCTAGCCAACGCCCCTAGCCATGAGGTCACGCCCGTGAAAAGACTGAAGCTCCTCAACTCGATCTGTCTCGCCGGACCGGCGATCGTGCCGCTCGCCATGGCGGCATCAGCCCAGGCGGCGCCTGCCGGTTACGACAAGATCGACAATATCGTCGTCATCTAAGCCGAAAACCGCAGCTTCGATAATCTCTATGGCAGCTTTCCCGGTGCCGACGGCCTTGCCAATGTCAGCGCCGAGCAGGCGCGGCAGCTCGACCGCAATGGCCAGCCGCTCCCCGAACTGCCGCCGGCCTGGGGCGGCCTGACTGCCAAGGGCGTAACGCCTGCCATCACCGAGGCGCAGTCGGCTCATCTTGCCAATGCCAGCTTCGCGATCGACGATCCCAAGGGCTTCGCGCAGGCGCCTTCGGTGATCACCCGCGACCTGTGGCATCGCTTCTACCAGGAGCAGATGCAGATCGATGGCGGAAAGAACGACAAGTTCGTCGCCTGGGCCGATTCCGGCGGCCTCGTCATGGGCCATTATGACGGCTCGATCCTGCCGATGTGGCAGGTCGCCAAGAAATACGTCCTCGCCGACAATTTCTTCCAGGGCGCCTTCGGCGGTTCGTTCCTCAACCACTTCGCGCTGGTCTGCGCCTGCGCGCCCTATTACCCCGACGCCGACAAGAGCCCGGCCAAGCCGACCATTGCCAAGGTCGATCCAGGCGGCACCTCGCTTGTAGTGGCCGACAACGCCCCGAAGTCGGCGCTGGACGGCGCTCCGAAATTCGTCTCCGACGGCAACCTGACGCCCGACTTCTACGCCGTCAACACCATGCAGCCGCCCTATCAGCCGAGCGCCAATCCGCCGGCCAAGGACGGCGATCCGGCCTTGGCCGATCCGGCGGCCGCGACGACGCTGCCGCCGCAGCATGCGATCACCATCGGCGATCTGCTGTCGCTGAAAGGCGTCAGCTGGGCCTGGTATAGCGGCGCCTGGCAGGCGGCGCTGGACGGCAAGAACACCACACCGGTGCCGAACTTCCAGTTCCACCATCAGCCCTTCAACTATTTCGCCAATTTCGCGCCCGGCACGCCGGCGCGCGCCGAACATCTGAAGGACGGCGGCCTTGCCGGCGAAGCCTTCCTGAAGGATATCGACGCGGGCAAGCTGCCGGCCGTTTCTTTCTACAAGCCGCAGGGCAATCTCAACGAACATGGCGGTTATGCCGATGTTTCGAGCGGCGACCAGCATCTTGCCGATATCGTCTCGCATCTCGAGAAGAGCCCGCAATGGGGCCATATGCTCGTCATCGTCACCTATGACGAGAATGGCGGCTTCTGGGATCATGTCGCGCCGCCGAAGGCCGACCGCTGGGGTCCGGGCAACCGCATTCCGGCCTTCATCATCTCGCCCTTCGCCAAGGGCGGCACGGTCGATCATACTCAGTACGACACGACCTCGATCCTCCGGCTGATCACCCAGCGCTACGATCTCCCGGTGCTGCCGGGTCTCGTCGCCCGCGACAAGGCGCTGACCGACAATGGCCATCCTGCGATGGGCGACCTCACCGCCGCGCTCGATCTGACGCATTGACGGCTGCGAGCGGCTCCGGCACGAACCGGGCCTCCGCCTAAAGACTTGCCGTCACCGACGCAGGAGCGGCCGCAATGCGACCTGCGTCTCCTGCAGCAGCTTGAGATAGCGCTCCTTCATGTCGGCAGCCGGAACGAGGGCGGCCGGCGCGCCGATGTTGATCGCCGCGACGGTTTCGCCGCGATCGTTTTCAACAGGCACGGCGATCGAGCAGAGGCCGATTTCCAGCTCCTGATCGATGATGGCATACCCCTCGGCGCGGACACGGCGGAATTCGGCGATGAGTTCCTCGGGGTCGGTCTTGGTATTGGCGGTGTTCCGCTTCAATTCGCTGCGGGCAAGCACGGCGCAGGCCTCGCTTTCGGGAAGGGCGGCGAGCAGCACCCGGCCCATCGAGGCGCAATAGGCCGGCAGGCGGCTGCCCGGTGTGAGATTGATCGACATCACCCGGCGCTGCGAGGCGCGGGCGATATAGACGATTTCGGTGCCGTCGAGCACCGAGGCCGAGGCGCTCTGGCCGGCGCGTTCCGAGAGATGATCGAGATGCGGCTGCAACAGCGCCGGCAGTGGCGTCGCTGAGAGATAGGCATGGCCGAGGCGCAGGATCTTCGGCGTCAATGTGAAGAACTTGCCGTCATAATCAGCATATCCGAGTTCGGCGAGCGTCAGCAGCGAACGGCGCACCGTGGCGCGATCGAGCTCCGTCAGCTTCGCGGCCTCGGCGATGGAAAGCCGCTGCCGCGTCTCTCCGAAGGACTCGATGACCTTCAGGCCGCGGGCAAAGCCGCTGACAAAATCCGTTTCTCGCATGATTCAAGTCCCCATCAGACGCATCAGTCTGTGCGATATACGAACAAATGTCAAATAACGCACAAAATATCTTGCCGCGGCGGCAACCGCGTTTTATCCCTGACCCTAGAACGAGCGAGGAGAGCCCACATGGACAAGACAGTCGGGAGCACGGCCGAGGCCGTCTCCGAGATCGGTGACGGCGCGACCGTCATGATCGGCGGTTTCGGCGGTTCGGGCGCGCCGATCGAATTGATCCACGCTTTGATCGACAAGGGCCCCAAGGACCTGACCGTCGTCAACAACAATGCCGGCAACGGCCGCATCGGCATCGCCGCGATGATCGATGCCGGCCTGGTCCGGAAAATGATCTGCTCGTTCCCGCGCTCCTCCGATCCGCGCGCTTTCACCGACAAATACCTGGCCGGCGAAATCGAGCTCGAGCTGGTGCCGCAGGGCACGCTCGCCGAGCGCATCCGCGCCGGCGGCGCCGGCATTCCGGCCTTCTACACCCCGACCGGCTACGGCACCGAACTGGCCGAGGGCAAGGTCATCGCCGAGTTCGACGGCCGCCGTTACGTGCAGGAGCGCTGGCTGAAGGCCGATTTCGCGATCGTCAAGGCCGCCGTTGGCGATATCCAGGGCAACCTCACCTACAACAAGGCCGGCCGCAATTTTAATCCGCTGATGTGCATGGCGGCGGCCAGGACCATTGCCCAGGTCTCTTCGATTGTGCCGGCCGGCGGCATCGATCCCGAGCATGTGGTGACGCCCGGCATCTTCGTCGACCGTGTCGTCGCCGTCCCCGATCCCCAGCAGGAAGAAGAGCTCATCCGAGCCGGAGTGGCCTACGCATGACCATCAACACTCGCGATGACATCAAGCTCTCCAATGCGCAGATCGCCTGGCGCGCTGCCCAGGACATCGCCGACGGCGCCTATGTCAATCTCGGCATCGGCTTTCCCGAAATGGTCGCGCGCTATCAGCCGCCCGGCCGCCAGGCGATCTTTCATACCGAAAACGGCATCCTGAATTTCGGCGAGCCGCCGGCCGAGGGCGAGGAGGACTGGGATCTGATCAACGCCGGCAAGAAGGCGGTGACGCTGAAGCCGGGCGCGGCCTTCTTCCATCACGCAGACAGCTTCGCCATGGTGCGTGGCGGCCATCTCGACGTCGCCATCCTCGGCGCCTATCAGGTCGCCGAGAACGGCGACCTCGCCAACTGGCGGGTGGGCACCAAGGGCGTGCCCGCGGTCGGCGGCGCCATGGATCTCGTGCACGGCGCCAAGCAGGTCTGCGTCATCACCGAGCACGTCACCAAGACCGGCGAGCCGAAGCTGGTGGAAAAGTGCAGCTTCCCGCTGACGGGTGTGGCCTGCATCACTCGCGTCTACACGAGCCACGCCGTCATCGACATCGTCAACGGCCGTTTCGTCCTGCGCGAGAAGCTGGCTGCGATGTCCGAGGAGGAATTGCAGGCCATGACCGGCGCGCGGCTGCATGTCGAGGGGCCGGTTGCCGACCTCATCGTTCCGAAGCTCTAAAGGGAAAGCCATGACCGAAGCCTTTATCTGCGATTATATCAGGACGCCGATCGGCCGTTTTGCCGGCGCGCTTTCCCAGGTGCGCGCCGATGATCTCGGCGCCGTCCCGCTGAAGGCGCTGATGGGGCGCAACGGCGCCGTCGACTGGGAAGCCGTCGACGACGTGATTTTCGGCTGCGCCAATCAGGCGGGCGAAGACAACCGCAATGTGGCGCGCATGTCGGCGCTCTTGGCCGGCCTGCCGATCGCCGTCCCCGGCACGACGATCAATCGGCTCTGCGGCTCCGGCATGGATGCGGTGATCACTGCCGCACGCGCCATCCGCGCCGGCGAGGCCGAGCTGATGATCGCGGGCGGCGTCGAAAGCATGTCGCGCGCGCCCTTCGTCATGCCGAAGGCCGAGACCGCCTTTTCGCGGGCGGCCGAGATTCACGATACGACAATCGGCTGGCGTTTCGTCAATCCTGTGATGAAGAAGCAATATGGCGTCGATTCCATGCCGGAAACCGGCGAGAACGTCGCCGAGGATTATCATGTCAGCCGTGAGGACCAGGACGCCTTTGCGGTGCGCAGCCAGGCGAAGGCGGCGGCCGCGCAGGCGAACGGACGGCTGGCGAAGGAGATCACCCCGGTGACCATTCCGCAGCGCAAGGGCGATCCCGTCGTCGTCGACAAGGACGAGCATCCGCGCGCGACGACGATCGAGGCGCTGGCGAAACTCGCCACACCTTTCAAGAAGGAGGGCGGCACGGTGACGGCAGGCAATGCCTCCGGCGTCAATGACGGGGCTGCCGCATTGATCATCGCTTCCGAAGCGGCGGCGCGAAAATTCGGCCTGACGCCGATCGCCCGCATCCTCGGCGGCGCATCTGCCGCCGTTCCGCCACGGGTGATGGGCGTCGGGCCGATCCCGGCCTCGCGCAAGCTGATGGCCAGGCTCGGCATGGAACAGGAACAGTTCGACGTGATCGAACTCA includes:
- a CDS encoding arabinosylfuranosidase ArfA; translation: MKTNVVAHRDFRIATIDARLYSSFLEHLGRAIYGGIYEPGHPTADEDGFRRDVLDLVRELDTPYCRYPGGNFVSAYNWEDGVGPRSERPVRLDLAWRTREGNQIGVNEFVDWCKKANTKPMLAVNLGSRGLDAARNFLEYCNHPGGTYWSDLRRKHGWSNPHDVKLWCLGNEMDGPWQVGHKSAYEYGRLADETAKAMRGFDKSLELVVCGSSNSDMKTYPQWEAEVLDQCYDSADYISLHMYFANREKNTLNYLARATKLDRYITTIGGVIDYIKAKKRSKKTIGISFDEWNVWYHSNQQDKEILARDEWPDAPHLLEDIYNFEDVLQVGGILNTFIRRSDRVRIACIAQLVNVIAPIMTEDGGAAWRQTIYYPFYYASRYGRGSALQLVVDGPTYDSDEENEVPYLDVSAVHSEDGRSLTFFAVNRHPDKALDLDVRLEGFGGARLIEQVEMTHGDLEAVNTARRPETVVPTQVESAKIEDGRVRAALKPLSYNVIRLSV
- a CDS encoding ArsR/SmtB family transcription factor, whose translation is MERSFLTIAAGENSEAIRALSAPARIEMLKLLCAKGPLNINDIAQALSLPQSTVATGIQILEDAGLVDSRLAKARKGNQKICSAVYSEILISFEESAAQRANNIIEVEMPVGLYTSCDVHAPCGLCSTESVIGPLDVPDYFLDPQRMQAGLVWFGRGYVEYKFPNNAKVLNKDIRAIEFSLELSSEVPGTNPDWPSDITLWVNGMAIGTWTSPGDYGDKRGAFTPAWWKLEGSQYGTMKTWRISTRGTFIDGIAASNVTLSDLALGQHSSIRLRVGIAENAGHTGGVNIFGRGFGNHGRDIIMRLHV
- a CDS encoding cytochrome-c peroxidase is translated as MTTKTFRLLRPRLAIGIGAAALCLAILPLRQSSAAAGVHPGPMSRAEAFARAETLAALGRKIFFDPSLSASGLQACASCHDPAHAFGSASAMPVEMGGDQMDRPGLRAVPTLRYLQAVPSFSEHFYDSEDEGDESVDNGPTGGLTWDGRVDHGADQAKIPLLSPFEMGNKDAAEVAAKLRRAPYAGDIKTAFGETVFDNPEDSFDAAVESLATFEQSGPDFYPYSSRYDAFLAGKATLSAQELRGRQLFEDPAKGNCSSCHLSEPANDGEPPQFSDFGFLGLAAPRNMAIPANADSSYHDLGLCGPQRTDFAGHSEYCGLFRTPTLRNVVLKKSFFHNGYFHSLRDVVSFYATRYSDPGRWYPKNPDGTIRKYDDLPQAYWANLNQDPPFGRKPGDSPVLTDPEIDDIVAFLGTLTDADLLPEADLH
- a CDS encoding IclR family transcriptional regulator domain-containing protein produces the protein MRETDFVSGFARGLKVIESFGETRQRLSIAEAAKLTELDRATVRRSLLTLAELGYADYDGKFFTLTPKILRLGHAYLSATPLPALLQPHLDHLSERAGQSASASVLDGTEIVYIARASQRRVMSINLTPGSRLPAYCASMGRVLLAALPESEACAVLARSELKRNTANTKTDPEELIAEFRRVRAEGYAIIDQELEIGLCSIAVPVENDRGETVAAINIGAPAALVPAADMKERYLKLLQETQVALRPLLRR
- a CDS encoding 3-oxoacid CoA-transferase subunit A yields the protein MDKTVGSTAEAVSEIGDGATVMIGGFGGSGAPIELIHALIDKGPKDLTVVNNNAGNGRIGIAAMIDAGLVRKMICSFPRSSDPRAFTDKYLAGEIELELVPQGTLAERIRAGGAGIPAFYTPTGYGTELAEGKVIAEFDGRRYVQERWLKADFAIVKAAVGDIQGNLTYNKAGRNFNPLMCMAAARTIAQVSSIVPAGGIDPEHVVTPGIFVDRVVAVPDPQQEEELIRAGVAYA
- a CDS encoding CoA transferase subunit B; translation: MTINTRDDIKLSNAQIAWRAAQDIADGAYVNLGIGFPEMVARYQPPGRQAIFHTENGILNFGEPPAEGEEDWDLINAGKKAVTLKPGAAFFHHADSFAMVRGGHLDVAILGAYQVAENGDLANWRVGTKGVPAVGGAMDLVHGAKQVCVITEHVTKTGEPKLVEKCSFPLTGVACITRVYTSHAVIDIVNGRFVLREKLAAMSEEELQAMTGARLHVEGPVADLIVPKL
- the pcaF gene encoding 3-oxoadipyl-CoA thiolase produces the protein MTEAFICDYIRTPIGRFAGALSQVRADDLGAVPLKALMGRNGAVDWEAVDDVIFGCANQAGEDNRNVARMSALLAGLPIAVPGTTINRLCGSGMDAVITAARAIRAGEAELMIAGGVESMSRAPFVMPKAETAFSRAAEIHDTTIGWRFVNPVMKKQYGVDSMPETGENVAEDYHVSREDQDAFAVRSQAKAAAAQANGRLAKEITPVTIPQRKGDPVVVDKDEHPRATTIEALAKLATPFKKEGGTVTAGNASGVNDGAAALIIASEAAARKFGLTPIARILGGASAAVPPRVMGVGPIPASRKLMARLGMEQEQFDVIELNEAFASQGLAVLRALGIADDDQRVNRNGGAIALGHPLGMSGARITGTAALELRESGGKFSLSTMCIGVGQGIAIALERV